A part of Bombus affinis isolate iyBomAffi1 chromosome 12, iyBomAffi1.2, whole genome shotgun sequence genomic DNA contains:
- the LOC126922422 gene encoding larval cuticle protein LCP-17-like — MKFLVVISVAMLAMASADVSEHQPVIVKQSQDISPDGSYSYSYETDNGISHSESGNPVVTDVRSAPVVVTQGQYQYTSPDGTPIKVTYVADHNGFQPQGEHIPAISPLIQRALEYIRSHPPQSDQPNL; from the exons atgaaatttctc GTAGTGATCTCTGTTGCTATGTTGGCTATGGCTTCGGCTGATGTGTCTGAGCATCAACCAGTTATCGTCAAACAATCTCAAGATATTTCGCCTGACGGATCTTACTCTTATTCCTACGAAACAGATAATGGAATTTCTCACTCTGAAAGTGGAAATCCAGTGGTGACAGATGTAAGGAGCGCACCCGTTGTTGTTACCCAAGGACAGTATCAATATACATCCCCTGATGGTACACCAATTAAGGTGACATACGTTGCCGATCATAACGGATTCCAACCACAGGGCGAACATATTCCAGCTATTTCTCCGTTGATTCAAAGGGCTCTTGAATACATCAGATCGCATCCACCACAATCCGACCAGCCTAATCTATAA